A genomic window from Peromyscus maniculatus bairdii isolate BWxNUB_F1_BW_parent chromosome 1, HU_Pman_BW_mat_3.1, whole genome shotgun sequence includes:
- the LOC102920772 gene encoding uncharacterized protein C2orf78 homolog, translating to MALSSQEAGQFYYYDFNSLGPLMPGELRQCLQACGSVSSAGGQASALQLEMVMMPKEIQSTNIQIPFSTSAIYYPTPAQDKPDTSLQVVKMETSLEFTTSGQTFHLFQSPDFCNACMQDVQMKTPPVDGDWSLIAPINSPSEFLSVPPAPIVEQTENNNLDLMTDDLSTPLDAYESIKENKDPSLLPLAHANMQQALNYTDSGILKEKLSPDNATLGSSSLGQDEPGVLQSAMGSSMDFADMTTLVADIHLPRLFNSITDRNPFQDPTATQSKDISRDQVQEISSNISIPVDQVRKNRQKASEMLDGSPQARIQLQDLVKEEEAVGSAGSREGAIDNMPKHLECTAQKATPRMPSRARAQGQDKTKISRENNCKKTEELKQSRNRVKADENTTMPKNQRKRNPPELSHNSFKKPRTHLGMHMLASVQVFHPLGKKSEKKTGISSSRARPNFSSNKDPRTGPATISLLDVPCDGQDHGKTPSNAQRTERNAYRECRPSPSQHELPPPGKVKLVPLHFPALDKPQARLVSKKPLSLASHGTPAVYPVRPHSNSAQSSTLKPSKPAPASTSLMASDKPVLPIATSAARDNITNPIQSCTGPQPAVSRPVSYRASSHPSLQRELASADKNKAPSPPKPQIQHLLQDFSHQPIPWRNVHIPGPVISQPITEEQRPEREAMKSRAERERENAAKYTSLGKLQLFLQREKDMEISRYYGYAV from the exons ATGGCACTTTCCTCACAAGAAGCCGGCCAGTTCTATTACTATGACTTCAACAGCCTGGGCCCTCTGATGCCTGGAGAACTCAGGCAGTGCCTGCAGGCCTGTGGCTCAGTGTCCTCCGCTGGGGGTCAGGCCTCTGCCCTGCAACTAGAGATGGTGATGATGCCAAAGGAGATTCAGTCAACAAATATCCAAATACCGTTCTCCACCTCTGCCATCTACTATCCCACACCTGCTCAAGACAAGCCAGACACCAGTCTTCAAG tGGTCAAAATGGAGACATCCCTGGAATTCACAACTTCAGGCCAGACATTTCATCTGTTCCAGAGTCCAGACTTCTGCAATGCCTGTATGCAGGATGTCCAGATGAAGACACCACCTGTTGATGGAGACTGGTCATTAATTGCCCCCATcaacagtccttcagaattcctgtcCGTGCCTCCTGCTCCAATCGtggaacaaacagagaataaCAACTTGGATTTGATGACAGATGATCTATCAACTCCTCTGGATGCCTATGAgagcataaaagaaaacaaagacccaTCACTTCTCCCTTTAGCACATGCCAACATGCAGCAGGCCCTGAACTACACTGATTCAGGGATCCTAaaagagaagctttctcctgacaatgccaccttgggaagcagcagccttggtcaggatgagcctggggTGCTGCAGAGTGCGATGGgctccagcatggactttgcagacatgactacactCGTGGCAGATATTCATCTTCCCCGACTCTTCAACTCAATCACTGATAGGAACCCATTCCAAGATCCCACAGCAACCCAATCCAAAGACATCAGCAGGGATCAGGTCCAGGAAATCTCCAGCAACATCAGTATACCCGTGGACCAAGTGAGAAAGAATCGCCAGAAAGCCTCTGAGATGCTAGATGGGTCTCCTCAGGCCAGAATCCAGCTCCAGGACCTGGTGAAGGAAGAAGAGGCTGTGGGCAGTGCTGGGTCCAGAGAAGGGGCTATTGACAACATGCCTAAGCACTTGGAGTGCACAGCCCAGAAAGCCACACCCAGAATGCCCAGCAGAGCTAGGGCTCAGGGGCAAGACAAGACCAAGATATCCAGAGAAAACAACTGCAAGAAAACAGAGGAGCTTAAGCAGTCAAGGAACAGAGTCAAGGCAGACGAAAACACCACCATGCCAAAGaaccagaggaagaggaatccaCCTGAGCTCAGCCACAACAGCTTTAAAAAGCCTCGAACTCACCTTGGCATGCACATGCTAGCATCCGTGCAAGTCTTTCACCCACTGGGGaagaagagtgagaagaaaaCTGGCATCTCTTCCTCCCGGGCTCGGCCAAACTTCAGCAGCAACAAAGATCCCAGGACAGGCCCAGCCACCATATCACTTCTGGATGTGCCATGTGATGGCCAAGACCATGGTAAAACCCCAAGCAAtgctcagagaacagagagaaatgcttaCAGGGAGTGTCGTCCATCTCCATCCCAGCATGAGCTGCCCCCACCTGGGAAGGTCAAGTTAGTACCTCTGCATTTTCCAGCCCTGGACAAGCCTCAAGCCAGACTGGTTTCTAAGAAGCCTCTCTCCCTAGCTTCACATGGGACCCCTGCAGTGTACCCTGTAAGGCCTCATTCTAACTCAGCTCAGTCTTCCACACTCAAGCCATCTAAACCAGCTCCTGCCAGCACTTCTTTGATGGCCTCTGACAAGCCAGTTCTGCCTATTGCTACCAGTGCCGCACGAGATAACATAACCAACCCCATCCAGTCTTGCACTGGGCCTCAGCCAGCTGTCTCTAGGCCAGTATCCTACAGGGCATCATCTCACCCTTCACTACAGAGGGAGCTTGCCTCTGCAGACAAGAACaaggccccatcacctcccaaaccTCAAATCCAACATCTACTGCAAGACTTCAGCCACCAACCAATTCCATGGAGGAATGTCCACATTCCAGGGCCAGTCATCTCACAGcccatcacagaagagcagaggccagagagggaggccatgaAGAGTCGGGCTGAacgggagagagagaatgccgcCAAGTACACATCTCTGGGAAAACTGCAGCTCTTCCTTCAGAGGGAGAAGGACATGGAAATTTCCAGATATTATGGATATGCAGTGTAA